The following coding sequences lie in one Aricia agestis chromosome 10, ilAriAges1.1, whole genome shotgun sequence genomic window:
- the LOC121730840 gene encoding retinol dehydrogenase 12-like, with protein sequence MIVYFLLLVIVVLFLGYREKRNNEYCRSNRRLEGRTTLVTGGTSGMGLEIATDLADRGARVIVACPFVEEGERALKIIVKKSDNENVVFKFLDLQSMESVRIFAKDILESEERLDILMNNAGTGFGDQLLTKDGYNFTMAVNYYGAFLLTMLLLPLLRKSGTPEEPAKILNTASILHYVGILDFDNMNKLNYWSALRLYCNSKLCLSMFTVELAKRLKGQNVIVNTVDPGVVGTPIFNTYCGKLGIVATLVANYLAKTSWQGAQTALHAALDKEASKTTGEYFKNCSVRRAKEIAYDDDVRVKLWKDTVRLVNLEESDVQRLLHGAMN encoded by the coding sequence ATGATAGTGTACTTTCTGTTGCTCGTAATAGTGGTGCTATTCCTAGGTTACCGGGAGAAGAGGAACAATGAGTACTGTCGCTCGAACAGGAGGCTGGAGGGGAGGACTACGCTGGTGACCGGAGGAACTTCCGGCATGGGCTTGGAGATAGCGACGGATTTAGCTGATAGAGGAGCTCGAGTCATAGTCGCCTGTCCTTTCGTAGAAGAGGGGGAAAGAGCTCTGAAGATCATCGTTAAGAAAAGTGACAACGAAAACGTCGTCTTTAAGTTCCTAGATTTACAATCGATGGAATCAGTGCGAATATTCGCGAAAGACATTCTGGAGAGCGAGGAGAGGCTGGACATTCTGATGAACAACGCCGGCACGGGGTTCGGGGATCAGCTGCTGACGAAGGACGGGTACAATTTCACGATGGCTGTGAACTACTACGGCGCGTTCCTCCTGACGATGCTCCTGCTACCTCTATTAAGAAAAAGTGGTACTCCAGAGGAGCCCGCTAAGATTCTTAACACCGCATCGATATTACACTACGTCGGTATCCTAGACTTTGATAATATGAACAAATTGAACTACTGGTCAGCTCTCAGACTATACTGCAACAGTAAGCTCTGTCTGTCGATGTTTACAGTGGAACTGGCAAAGAGATTGAAGGGACAGAACGTGATCGTCAACACAGTAGACCCGGGTGTAGTTGGAACTCCTATATTCAATACGTATTGTGGTAAGTTGGGTATAGTTGCCACGTTGGTGGCTAATTACCTCGCCAAGACATCCTGGCAGGGCGCCCAAACTGCGCTTCATGCTGCATTAGATAAGGAGGCGAGCAAGACCACTGGagagtattttaaaaattgttcaGTTAGAAGAGCAAAGGAAATCgcttatgatgatgatgtacgAGTCAAACTTTGGAAGGACACGGTGCGACTGGTGAATTTGGAGGAGTCTGATGTGCAGAGGTTACTACATGGTGctatgaattaa
- the LOC121730842 gene encoding uncharacterized protein LOC121730842, translating to MSKASASDMEFKEEASTAALASISVSTKLPEFWTDLPRLWFAQFESVMAPQKQGEETKFNLVISKLGKEAIQQVSDLVMSPPAQDKYTALKERLLQVYEESAERQMQKLVSELELGSQRPSQFLRRMKDLGRSAQISDNTLKSLWLSKMPSSVRAVMAVCEDQSLDKLAAMADKITEYTNVGDVAAVSCKKAADGQPDEQMSRLELEVAALRAELRSRGCSRRNDRPTDFRRRSTSRPRRVPGDPDWLCRFHFRYRSRASRCEQPCAWRAKQSGN from the coding sequence ATGAGTAAAGCCTCAGCATCAGACATGGAGTTTAAGGAAGAGGCGTCAACCGCGGCGTTGGCATCGATAAGCGTGTCCACCAAGCTACCAGAATTTTGGACAGACTTGCCAAGGCTATGGTTCGCACAATTCGAGTCTGTAATGGCCCCACAGAAGCAGGGTGAAGAGACCAAATTCAACTTGGTCATATCAAAGCTGGGAAAAGAGGCCATTCAGCAGGTCAGCGACCTCGTTATGTCACCACCCGCCCAGGACAAGTATACGGCGCTTAAGGAGAGACTGCTGCAGGTTTATGAAGAGAGTGCTGAAAGACAAATGCAGAAGTTGGTGTCGGAGCTGGAGTTGGGTTCGCAAAGACCCTCCCAGTTTTTAAGGCGCATGAAGGATCTGGGTCGCAGCGCACAAATTTCGGACAACACACTTAAGAGCCTGTGGTTGTCGAAGATGCCGTCATCAGTTCGAGCAGTCATGGCGGTTTGTGAAGATCAGTCTCTGGACAAGCTGGCGGCCATGGCAGATAAGATTACTGAATACACCAACGTCGGAGATGTGGCAGCCGTGTCATGCAAGAAGGCAGCAGATGGACAGCCGGACGAGCAGATGAGCAGATTGGAGCTGGAGGTTGCAGCGCTCCGCGCCGAACTGAGGAGTCGCGGGTGCTCTAGGAGGAACGACAGACCGACTGACTTCAGGAGAAGATCGACATCGCGGCCGCGAAGAGTACCTGGGGACCCGGACTGGCTGTGCCGTTTTCACTTTCGGTACAGATCGAGGGCCAGCCGCTGCGAGCAACCCTGCGCGTGGCGAGCTAAGCAGTCGGGAAACTAG